The nucleotide sequence AAAACAGATGCAGTGCAGCTAAACACTTACGACCAAAGCAACAATTAACGATCACGCAAGACAGTACATCCACCTTATACACCAATAAAAATTGCTCACCTCCTCCTACATCCAATGCCAGAATTGACTGCCATCGAAATAGCTGTCGTTGAACAACTTGCTGACACATTCCCTCATCTTGTCGCAATCTACCTCCATGATTCTGCCGCAAAAGGGAGATTGCACGCGACAAGCGATATCGATATCGCCTTATTGTTTAGCGGAAAAGACATCCCAGAGCGGATAGAACTCTTTCTTCTTGCCCCAGTGCTTGAGCAAAGAGTCGGCAGGAAAGTCGACCTGAGCATCCTCAGTACGAGCAATACTGTTTTTGCCAAGGAAGTCCTTGTCAACGGCAAACTCCTTTATTGCACAAACACCATGTTGCACGATCAGTTCGCCATGTATGTTTTTTCTTTTTACGGAAAACTCAATGACGAGCGGGCTGAAATTCTCCGCGCGTACCAGGCTCAATGAGGCATGTGCCGTGACAGATGACATATTGTTAAACAAAACCGCCATCATTGAACGATGCTTGAGACGTATTGCCGAAGAGTATAACGCCTGCCCGCAATTGAATAATTATACTCATGTAGATGCCCTGATTCTAAACCTGGAGCGCGCCTGCCAGGCAACCATTGATATGGCAATGCACATCGTGGCTCAACGGCGGCTCGGTATTCCCCAGGGCAGCGCCGATGCCTTCGTCCTTTTGTGCCAAAACGGAATGATCGAGCAAGACCTATCAACACGGCTCATCGCCATGGTCGGCTTTCGAAACATTGCCATCCATGAATACCAGGGCCTGAACCTGGAAATAGTCCAATTTATCCTCGACAAGGGAATCTATGATTTTATTGAGTTCTGTCGGCAATTGGGGCTCCAGGTAAATAGCGTATTGAATTCACGACCGATGTAAAGCAAAGCCGAGACACTTTAAAAATGACTTGTCACGCTGTGACCATCGCAATAACAACGGAGACACCACGCAATATCGTAACTTTTTTCAAGGCCAACATCTATGACCACACCTCAAATCACCCATCTTGGCGGCGAACATTCGGTTACCGGTTCCTGCCACCTACTCCAGGCAAACGGACTCAGCATCATGGTCGACTGCGGCCTTGCTCAAGGTAACGACACCGCACTTCCCTTCGCTGACTGGCCAATCCAGCCGGCAGATCTTGACTATCTTTTCCTCACCCACGCCCACATCGACCATATCGGCAGGGTCCCGGAATTGATTAAGAACGGCTTTCGCGGCGAAATCCTCTGCTCGCATCCAACAAAAGGCCTACTCGAGCCTATGCTGAACGATGCCATGGGCTTTTCCAACATCGAAAATGATGAGAGAAAGAAAATCCTC is from Desulfobulbaceae bacterium and encodes:
- a CDS encoding nucleotidyltransferase domain-containing protein — translated: MPELTAIEIAVVEQLADTFPHLVAIYLHDSAAKGRLHATSDIDIALLFSGKDIPERIELFLLAPVLEQRVGRKVDLSILSTSNTVFAKEVLVNGKLLYCTNTMLHDQFAMYVFSFYGKLNDERAEILRAYQAQ
- a CDS encoding DUF86 domain-containing protein translates to MTDDILLNKTAIIERCLRRIAEEYNACPQLNNYTHVDALILNLERACQATIDMAMHIVAQRRLGIPQGSADAFVLLCQNGMIEQDLSTRLIAMVGFRNIAIHEYQGLNLEIVQFILDKGIYDFIEFCRQLGLQVNSVLNSRPM